The following are encoded together in the Montipora foliosa isolate CH-2021 chromosome 12, ASM3666993v2, whole genome shotgun sequence genome:
- the LOC137980004 gene encoding uncharacterized protein: MASDIKGSEEKLNLELPEYVVDLTINSDSSDDEDLLSPAWDHTKDAQVVVHVSSSQDSSPAKPASSFGKRKMCEGLSKRKLFVAEDDDKEDNTCCSYSNSSETVASSPGGSKALMPSLWSGVVTKTVDKLPFDIDGLVKYQLMFDKERRMESSRDGRPWAGFMTSRRSGFTGTRRLARCKGSYKCINDHCTYLKQYFKRNRVQFQVRSGENICHSCGAPAIHIQCPASKVWEFDDSCCTVVIYHHGVHTCVPNAQRVMSKEIQDDAASKFKAAKKLGPRAYASSQIIQAVEEGKSIVEVLDLAEDVAPEKISRVKDKVKKSMNPMGHSFDALAKYKATTDKLDKFLIYKAQNGGLNGGPSYVFKTSEAQLQMALDMDRDAEGILNHEVCFADGNHKRCPGYITLTLWVYHPLLRQIVKLATMETEAEGKENIRMFWSILNSALREVSENKSYRFNPSGVMVDEGGGWWASIPLELADGALDRTISCEVHWKFTVKRNLSAIQATYGVDVGEEFADITNGILKAATPNMFEMGKNRLDMFQQKYPMKGLASWWTWWEKRKSHVFRAFKPSLNAPRANLAESGHSSWKNSGLIHLDLLDAARQDVAENLQLRANLRGYEQGTYSGGKGPSQRVISKRNYAEQEKRAQAFSNELHEYMMNGEDKPQPKSCETFVDEKASHRHDPPRWSSAMNKQTDTSKKSTAKQVKRPCPLRKTRSKSFIRVLDIAKKMKSLSIKSEIIVNEHERHFILAAASGVTYEIEINNSPNCTCKYCNDRDVCSHITWLLLNHFKVPEDDSLLHQRGYTSHELEDIFGKTKKKQSSPCQEESPRSNSKGHPTTVCKWVITKHLLNTRPKCPTCRAEITKDDLKITCDARWTPPHKNKEGQSFTVPRTFHYCLKWECVSGNPPRDSSITEPPCVFHVDSTANFSPDEWRVLTFLDFPLSFD; the protein is encoded by the exons ATGGCGAGTG ATATAAAGGGCAGCGAGGAAAAGCTCAACCTCGAG CTCCCCGAATATGTGGTCGATCTGACTATCAACAG TGACAGTAGCGATGATGAAGATTTATTAAGTCCAGCTTGGGATCATACAAAAGATGCCCAAGTG gTTGTACATGTATCTTCCTCTCAAGATAGCTCTCCAGCCAAGCCAGCTTCTTCCTTTGGGAAAAGAAAAATGTGTGAAGGTCTTTCAAAAAGGAAACTTTTCGTAGCTGAGGATGATGACAAGGAAGACAATACATG TTGTTCTTACAGCAATTCCAGTGAAACAGTTGCATCTTCACCAGG GGGAAGCAAGGCACTTATGCCCAGCTTGTGGTCAGGTGTTGTAACTAAAACAGTTGACAAGTTGCCTTTTGATATTGATGGCTTGGTCAAATATCAGCTTATGTTTGACAAAGAAAGACGTATGGAGTCATCTCGAGATGGAAGGCCTTGGGCTGGATTTATGACCTCACGAAGAAGCGGTTTCACCGGAACTCGTCGATTGGCACGTTGCAAAGGATCATACAAGTGTATTAATGATCACTGCACCTATCTTAAACagtactttaaaagaaatagAGTGCAATTTCAAGTTCGTAGTGGAGAGAACATTTGCCACAGTTGTGGTGCACCAGCCATACATATTCAATGTCCAGCTAGCAAAGTGTGGGAATTCGATGATAGCTGTTGTACTGTAGTTATCTACCACCATGGGGTGCACACGTGTGTCCCAAATGCCCAGCGTGTTATGTCGAAAGAGATCCAGGATGATGCAGCTTCCAAGTTTAAGGCGGCCAAAAAACTTGGCCCTAGAGCTTATGCAAGCAGTCAAATTATCCAGGCTGTAGAGGAGGGAAAGAGCATTGTTGAAGTGTTGGACTTGGCTGAAGATGTAGCACCAGAGAAGATCAGTAGAGTAAAAGACAAAGTGAAGAAAAGTATGAATCCAATGGGTCATAGTTTTGATGCGCTGGCAAAATACAAAGCTACAACAGACAAGTTGGACAAGTTCTTAATATACAAGGCTCAGAATGGTGGTCTCAATGGTGGCCCATCCTATGTCTTTAAGACTAGTGAAGCTCAGCTCCAGATGGCTCTTGACATGGACAGAGATGCAGAAGGTATTCTGAATCATGAGGTCTGCTTCGCAGATGGAAATCACAAGCGTTGTCCTGGCTACATTACTCTAACCCTGTGG GTATACCACCCACTTCTTAGGCAGATAGTTAAGCTTGCCACGATGGAAACAGAGGCAGAGGGTAAGGAGAATATTAGAATGTTCTGGAGTATATTGAATTCTGCCCTGAGGGAAGTCTCTGAAAACAAGTCTTACAGGTTCAACCCTAGTGGAGTCATGGTTGATGAAGGAGGGGGTTGGTGGGCTTCCATTCCACTTGAACTTGCAGATGGAGCTTTGGATAGAACCATCAGCTGCGAGGTACACTGGAAATTCACTGTGAAGAGAAATCTTTCGGCCATTCAGGCCACATATGGTGTAGATGTTGGTGAAGAGTTTGCTGATATCACAAATG GTATTCTAAAGGCAGCGACCCCCAACATGTTTGAAATGGGCAAAAACCGGCTCGACATGTTTCAGCAGAAATATCCAATGAAAGGGCTGGCAAGTTGGTGGACCTGGTGGGAGAAACGGAAAAGCCACGTTTTCCGTGCATTCAAGCCATCATTAAATGCCCCAAGGGCGAATCTAGCTGAGAGTGGGCACTCCTCCTGGAAGAACAGTGGGCTTATCCATCTTGATCTTTTGGATGCAGCAAGACAGGATGTTGCTGAAAATTTGCAGTTACGTGCAAATTTACGTGGGTATGAGCAAGGAACCTACAGTGGAGGAAAAGGACCAAGCCAAAGGGTCATTTCCAAGAGGAATTATGCAGAGCAGGAAAAGCGTGCACAAGCATTTAGCAATGAGCTTCATGAATACATGATGAATGGGGAAGATAAACCTCAACCAAAGTCATGTGAGACTTTTGTTGACGAGAAGGCTTCTCACAGACATGATCCACCCCGCTGGTCCTCAGCAATGAACAAGCAGACGGACACATCAAAAAAGTCGACTGCAAAGCAAGTAAAAAGACCGTGCCCTCTACGAAAGACCCGCAGCAAAAGCTTCATCAGAGTACTTGATATAGCTAAAAAGATGAAATCCCTTTCAATTAAAAGTGAAATCATTGTAAATGAACATGAGCGCCACTTCATTCTGGCAGCAGCATCAGGAGTCACTTATGAGATTGAAATTAATAACAGCCCCAATTGTACCTGTAAGTACTGTAATGATCGAGATGTGTGCAGTCACATAACGTGGTTGCTACTAAACCACTTCAAAGTCCCTGAAGATGACAGCCTATTGCACCAGCGGGGATATACCAGCCATGAGCTAGAGGACATTTTTGGGAAGACTAAGAAGAAGCAGAGTTCACCGTGTCAAGAGGAGTCCCCAAGAAGTAACTCCAAAGGTCATCCCACTACAGTTTGTAAATGGGTCATTACGAAGCATTTGTTAAATACCAGGCCAAAGTGCCCAACATGCCGTGCCGAAATCACCAAAGATGACCTGAAGATAACATGTGATGCTCGATGGACACCACCCCACAAGAATAAAGAAGGCCAAAGTTTCACAGTCCCAAGAACCTTCCATTATTGCTTGAAATGGGAATGTGTCAGTGGAAACCCCCCACGTGACAGCTCCATCACTGAGCCTCCATGTGTATTTCATGTGGATTCAACTGCAAATTTCTCCCCAGATGAATGGAGAGTGCTTACTTTTCTAGATTTCCCATTGTCATTTGACTAA